CGACGGCACCGCCACGATAACCTCCAACGGCCTCTTGAGGCTCACCAACAACACGAGGCAGGTGAGAGGCCATGCTTTACACCTGTCGCAAATTCAATTCCGGCTCCCTCGTCACAACGGGACCGTTTTCTCCTTCTCCACCACCTTCGTCTTCGGCACCATCATCAAAGACCGGTACATCGGCGGCAACGGCCTCGCCTTCTTGATCTCCGGATCCGACAACTTCTCCAGCGCACTGGGAAGTCAGTTCCTGGGCCTCGTCAATCCCAATAACAATGGTAACTCCACCAACCACGTCTTCGCAGTCGAGCTCGACACTATCTTTAACCCTGATCTCTACGACATCAACGGCAACCACGTCGGAATCGATGTTAACGGCGTGGTGTCCAACTTTTCTGTCCCCGCCGGTTACTTTTCCGACGACACCGGTGTGTTCCAGAATTTGAGCCTTATCGGCGAGCAAGTCATGCAAGCTTGGGTGGAATATGATGCAGAGAGCATGCGGCTCAATGTTACCTTGGCTCCAGTTCGAACGGCGAAGCCGAGGAGGCCGCTGATATCGAGGTCGATCGATCTTTCGCCGGTGTTCTTGGATTCTATGTTTGTTGGCTTCTCTGCTTCCTCTGGTTCTTATCAAACGGCTCACTATGTGCTCGGCTGGAGCTTCAAGATCAACGGCACGGCGCGAGCTCTAGACTACTCGTTGCTCCCTTCGCTTCCTCGAACCAAATCCGGCGGCAGATCGAAGTTTTTGGAGGTCGGGATCCCGCTAGCTTCCGCCGGAGTTGTTTTGGCGATCGCCGGCGTGGTGGCTTTGGTGgtgaggagaaggatgaagtATGCAGAACTTCTCGAAGACTGGGAGAAGGAGTACGGTCCTCACCGGTTCTCCTACAAGGACTTGTTCGACGCCACCGGCGGCTTCGCAGAGGAGAATTCACTCGGCGACGGTGGGTTCGGCAGGGTCTACCGAGGGGTTTTACAGAGGACCAAACTGGATGTCGCCGTAAAAAGAGTGTCTCATCAGTCGAGGCAGGGGATGAAGGAGTTCATCGCAGAGATAGTTAGCCTAGGCCGTCTCCGGCACCGGAACCTCGTCCGGCTGCTGGGCTATTGTCGGCGAAAGGGGGAACTCCTCTTGGTCTACGACTACATGCCCAACGGCAGCCTGGATAAGCTGCTGTACGATCGACTCCGGCCATGTCTCGATTGGCCTACGAGGTTTAAGATCATCAAAGATGTGGCGTCGGGCCTGCTCTACCTCCACGAAGACTGGGAGCAAATGGTGATCCACAGAGACATCAAAGCGAGCAATGTTTTGCTCGACGGCGAGATGAACGGAAGGCTAGGCGACTTCGGATTGGCGAGGCTTTACGACCACGGCAACGATCCGCAGACTACCCACATTGTCGGAACCATGGGATACATCGCGCCGGAGCTGGTGCGGACCGGGCGGCCCTCGGCCGCCACCGACGTGTTCGCCTTCGGGACGTTCCTTTTTGAGGTCGCCTGCGGGCGGCGGGCGGTGGATTGGGCCGCCGACATCGACCAGCTCGTACTGGAGTGGGTGCTGCAAGGTTGGCGAAAGGGATCGATTCTCGAGACGAGGGACGCCAAGTTGGGGGAGGAGTTTGTGGCAGAGGAGGTGGACCTTGTTCTAAAGCTTGGGCTGCTCTGCGCACACCCGTCGCCGGCGGCGAGGCCGAGCATGCGCCGGGTGGTGGAGTACTTGGAGGGTAGTTCGCCGCTGCCGGAGCTGGCGGCGACGTACTTGAGCTTCAAAACGATTGAGCTACAGCGCAGTAAGAGTATTGAGGATTACATGACGTCGTATCCGTCATCATCTTCGGTGGCTACAGCATCTTCTGTTGCCAGAGCT
This genomic stretch from Zingiber officinale cultivar Zhangliang chromosome 7A, Zo_v1.1, whole genome shotgun sequence harbors:
- the LOC122002469 gene encoding L-type lectin-domain containing receptor kinase SIT2-like codes for the protein MSQSTFLFFLFLLHQHLSAGVTTGAGDDFTFNGFRGANLTLDGTATITSNGLLRLTNNTRQVRGHALHLSQIQFRLPRHNGTVFSFSTTFVFGTIIKDRYIGGNGLAFLISGSDNFSSALGSQFLGLVNPNNNGNSTNHVFAVELDTIFNPDLYDINGNHVGIDVNGVVSNFSVPAGYFSDDTGVFQNLSLIGEQVMQAWVEYDAESMRLNVTLAPVRTAKPRRPLISRSIDLSPVFLDSMFVGFSASSGSYQTAHYVLGWSFKINGTARALDYSLLPSLPRTKSGGRSKFLEVGIPLASAGVVLAIAGVVALVVRRRMKYAELLEDWEKEYGPHRFSYKDLFDATGGFAEENSLGDGGFGRVYRGVLQRTKLDVAVKRVSHQSRQGMKEFIAEIVSLGRLRHRNLVRLLGYCRRKGELLLVYDYMPNGSLDKLLYDRLRPCLDWPTRFKIIKDVASGLLYLHEDWEQMVIHRDIKASNVLLDGEMNGRLGDFGLARLYDHGNDPQTTHIVGTMGYIAPELVRTGRPSAATDVFAFGTFLFEVACGRRAVDWAADIDQLVLEWVLQGWRKGSILETRDAKLGEEFVAEEVDLVLKLGLLCAHPSPAARPSMRRVVEYLEGSSPLPELAATYLSFKTIELQRSKSIEDYMTSYPSSSSVATASSVARAP